One bacterium DNA window includes the following coding sequences:
- a CDS encoding YifB family Mg chelatase-like AAA ATPase: MKNFSKLYSAELDGIDARLIEVETDVNVGLHSFAIVGLADKSISEAKERVNSALKNIGAKAPNRENRKIVVNLAPADVKKVGSHYDLAIALGYLLATGQIAPVDTKSKLFLGELSLEGNLRPVGGVLNMVRAAAAKGFDEVFVPSANAREAAIVEGIAVYPVVALRELVSHLEGKAGIEAQPKTEIMDATTGMVDFAEIKGQAYGKRALTIAAAGGHNIFMVGAPGGGKTMLAEAFAGILPPLTTEEALEVTQIYSAAGMLREAPYISARPFRSPHHTASPVAVIGGGTNPRPGEISLAHRGVLFLDEIPEFRRDLLEALRQPLESGKAHIARANGNTVFPARFTLAAAMNPCPCGYHGDEEKACTCGAHEVLRYQKKVSGPLLDRIDIQIRVPRVKPEELRAKLVSGETSAEVRAKVIAARGVQAERFARLAVKAKHRPRVNAEMTSKQCDDYIVFTAEAEKFLNTALKGAQLSARGYFRVLKVAQTIADLENAEKVSDAHLAEAFGYRLRNQEM, translated from the coding sequence ATGAAAAACTTTTCAAAACTGTATTCCGCGGAACTTGACGGCATTGACGCGCGGCTGATTGAAGTGGAGACAGACGTGAATGTGGGGCTCCATAGTTTTGCCATCGTCGGACTCGCGGATAAATCCATTTCTGAGGCAAAAGAGCGTGTGAACTCCGCGTTAAAAAATATCGGTGCCAAAGCTCCGAACCGCGAAAATCGGAAAATCGTTGTGAACCTCGCGCCGGCGGATGTAAAAAAAGTCGGTTCGCACTACGACCTTGCGATCGCCCTTGGGTATCTTTTGGCTACCGGTCAGATTGCGCCCGTTGATACGAAGAGCAAACTTTTTCTTGGCGAACTTTCACTTGAAGGAAATCTTCGGCCGGTCGGCGGGGTGCTGAACATGGTGCGCGCGGCAGCAGCGAAAGGGTTTGATGAAGTTTTTGTGCCAAGCGCGAATGCCCGCGAAGCGGCGATTGTGGAAGGCATCGCCGTGTACCCTGTTGTTGCCTTGCGCGAGCTCGTTTCGCATCTTGAAGGGAAGGCGGGGATTGAGGCGCAGCCGAAAACCGAAATCATGGACGCGACCACGGGTATGGTGGACTTCGCGGAAATTAAAGGCCAAGCGTACGGTAAGCGCGCGTTGACCATTGCCGCGGCCGGTGGACACAATATTTTTATGGTCGGCGCTCCCGGTGGGGGAAAGACCATGCTCGCGGAAGCGTTCGCCGGAATTTTGCCTCCGCTCACGACCGAGGAGGCGCTGGAGGTGACGCAAATATACAGCGCCGCCGGCATGCTTCGTGAGGCGCCATACATTTCCGCGCGGCCGTTCCGCTCGCCGCATCACACGGCATCTCCCGTGGCTGTCATCGGCGGGGGAACGAACCCACGCCCGGGTGAAATCAGCTTGGCGCATCGCGGCGTGCTTTTTCTTGATGAGATTCCGGAGTTCCGCCGTGACTTGTTGGAGGCATTGCGCCAGCCGCTGGAATCCGGAAAAGCGCATATTGCCCGCGCCAACGGCAACACCGTGTTTCCGGCGCGGTTCACGCTTGCCGCGGCAATGAACCCATGTCCTTGCGGCTACCATGGCGACGAAGAAAAGGCGTGTACTTGCGGCGCGCATGAAGTGCTCCGCTATCAGAAAAAAGTATCCGGTCCATTGCTTGACCGCATTGACATCCAAATCCGCGTGCCGAGAGTGAAACCGGAGGAGCTGCGCGCAAAACTTGTGTCCGGCGAAACAAGCGCGGAGGTCCGCGCAAAAGTCATTGCCGCGCGCGGAGTGCAAGCTGAACGGTTTGCGCGGCTGGCAGTGAAGGCAAAACACCGCCCTCGCGTGAACGCGGAGATGACTTCAAAACAGTGCGACGACTATATTGTATTTACCGCCGAAGCGGAAAAGTTTTTAAACACCGCGCTCAAAGGCGCCCAGCTTTCCGCCCGGGGATATTTCCGCGTGCTGAAGGTGGCGCAAACCATCGCGGACTTGGAAAACGCTGAGAAAGTTTCCGATGCACACCTCGCGGAGGCATTCGGGTACCGGCTACGGAATCAGGAGATGTAA
- the rpsO gene encoding 30S ribosomal protein S15, which yields MLTPRKKKIIVKEHAIHDTDTGSSGVQIGILSRRIDELVAHLKKNPKDNTSRRGLLQMVGKRRRLLAYLAKNDAKAHTATVKKLGLK from the coding sequence ATGTTAACTCCAAGAAAAAAGAAAATCATCGTAAAAGAGCATGCCATACACGACACTGATACCGGTTCTTCCGGCGTGCAGATCGGCATTCTCTCCCGCCGTATTGACGAACTCGTGGCGCACTTGAAAAAGAATCCGAAAGATAACACCTCCCGCCGCGGACTCCTGCAGATGGTCGGCAAGCGCCGCCGCCTTTTGGCCTATCTCGCAAAAAATGATGCCAAAGCGCACACTGCGACAGTAAAGAAGCTGGGGCTTAAATAA
- a CDS encoding S1 RNA-binding domain-containing protein → MPITIPKKLNSPITQLLKGDSGLLATLKHGDLVEAVFLSKGTKSAYFDLGRFGTGIVYGAEYSNAAEAVKALKPGDKVSAKVVDPENDDGYIELSLAEAGKQRAWQDIKNLLERGEIVTVKITAANSGGLIAPIGDVKAFLPVSQLTPDHYPHIEDGDKGKILEELKKFIGQELKVKIIDLNPRTNKLIISERETMSTNVKELLEKYKVGDMVEGIVSGVADFGAFVRFADNPDIEGLIHISELSHRLIENPKEIVKVNDSIKAKILEIKDGRVSLSLKALQEDPWLKVPEKYKDDTDVQGTVTKFNPFGAFVALDADIQGLIHVSEFGGVDEMKKQLELGKSYTFHIATVKPAEKRIILKLKK, encoded by the coding sequence ATGCCCATTACCATTCCGAAGAAGTTGAATTCGCCCATTACGCAGCTCTTGAAAGGCGATTCTGGCCTGCTCGCTACATTAAAGCACGGCGACCTCGTTGAAGCAGTATTTTTAAGCAAAGGAACCAAGTCCGCCTATTTTGATCTCGGCAGGTTCGGCACCGGCATTGTGTACGGCGCCGAATATTCCAACGCCGCGGAAGCCGTGAAAGCACTGAAGCCGGGCGATAAAGTCAGCGCGAAGGTCGTTGATCCGGAAAATGACGACGGCTATATCGAACTCTCGCTCGCCGAAGCCGGCAAGCAACGCGCGTGGCAGGACATCAAGAATCTGTTGGAGCGCGGGGAAATTGTTACCGTCAAAATTACGGCGGCGAATTCCGGCGGACTCATTGCCCCCATCGGCGACGTCAAAGCGTTTTTGCCGGTGTCGCAATTGACCCCGGACCACTATCCGCACATTGAGGACGGCGACAAAGGCAAGATTCTTGAGGAACTCAAAAAATTCATCGGTCAGGAATTGAAGGTGAAAATCATTGACCTCAATCCCCGCACCAACAAGCTCATCATCTCCGAGCGCGAGACTATGAGCACGAATGTGAAGGAGCTTTTGGAGAAGTATAAGGTGGGCGACATGGTGGAAGGCATTGTTTCGGGAGTCGCGGACTTCGGCGCGTTTGTACGCTTCGCGGACAACCCGGACATTGAAGGCCTTATCCACATTTCGGAATTAAGCCATCGCCTCATTGAAAACCCGAAAGAAATCGTGAAAGTGAATGATTCCATCAAAGCGAAAATCCTTGAAATCAAGGACGGCCGCGTTTCGCTTTCACTCAAAGCCCTTCAGGAAGACCCGTGGCTCAAGGTGCCGGAGAAATACAAAGATGACACCGATGTGCAAGGCACCGTCACGAAGTTCAATCCGTTCGGCGCGTTTGTTGCGCTGGATGCGGATATCCAGGGCCTTATCCACGTGTCGGAGTTCGGAGGCGTTGATGAAATGAAAAAGCAACTTGAATTGGGCAAGTCGTACACGTTCCATATTGCAACAGTGAAACCCGCCGAGAAACGCATTATTCTTAAACTTAAAAAGTAG
- a CDS encoding NYN domain-containing protein — protein sequence MAAIKNKEQRVGIFIDIQNLYHSAKNLYSSRVNYKELLKTLLAGRKLIRAIAYVVKSDVEGGHDSHPVQAPAEGRGSSGLTPEASFFDALRRVGIELRMKDIQIFASGAKKADWDVGMAVDAIRMAEFLDAVVLVTGDGDFVPLVEYLKWGKGRTVEVAAFSRSTNARIKEVADEFIALEDIPKILLKKGQV from the coding sequence ATGGCAGCAATCAAAAATAAAGAGCAGCGCGTCGGAATCTTTATTGATATCCAGAACCTTTATCACTCGGCGAAGAATCTTTACAGCTCACGCGTGAATTATAAGGAGCTCTTAAAGACGCTGCTTGCCGGGCGGAAACTCATCCGCGCCATCGCCTACGTGGTGAAATCCGACGTGGAAGGCGGACACGACTCGCATCCCGTGCAAGCTCCAGCGGAGGGACGAGGCAGCTCCGGACTCACCCCCGAGGCGTCGTTTTTTGACGCGCTCCGCCGTGTGGGCATTGAGCTGCGCATGAAAGACATCCAAATTTTTGCCTCCGGCGCGAAAAAAGCGGATTGGGACGTTGGCATGGCGGTGGATGCCATTCGCATGGCGGAATTTTTGGACGCAGTGGTGCTTGTGACCGGTGATGGCGATTTTGTGCCGCTCGTGGAATACTTAAAGTGGGGCAAAGGACGCACGGTGGAGGTTGCCGCATTCAGCCGCAGTACAAATGCGAGAATAAAAGAGGTAGCGGATGAGTTTATCGCCCTTGAGGACATTCCGAAGATATTATTAAAAAAAGGTCAGGTATAG
- a CDS encoding polyribonucleotide nucleotidyltransferase: MDLNKKSFTIDFQGRPLTLEVSRLAEQTNAAVICHYGDTAVLATAVMSKNSSKGDYLPLTVDYEQRFYAVGKILGSRFMRREGRAPDDAILAGRLVDRTIRPLFDQRIRREIQVILTVLSFDGENDHPFAALMAASAALAISDIPWGGPVAGVNIARLGGALQVNPKLPDVIEPEFDAFVAGTKDRINMIELEGREASEDATVEGFTLAQKEIAKLVALQEKMVKEIGKPKAALPLVEPDEELKKKVAAYLKDKIETAVYTKEKVARQEQMATVHDGLMEHLKEGEADAAALGMAEHLFEDMVDVLVHEQILTKERRPDGRKLDEVRELYTETHVLERLHGSALFIRGNTQALAVVTLAPPSGEQLVETMDFSGKKRFLLHYNFPKYSVGETGPMRGPGRREIGHAALAEKAIVNLLPSKETFPYAIRLVSEILSSNGSSSMATVCAGSMALMDAGVPMKKLAAGIAMGLMTGANGEYKVLTDIQGPEDHYGDMDFKIAGTRDGVNAIQLDVKIQGLTVEMAAKTLAQAKAARLHILSAMEKTIAAPRATLSKYAPAIIIMPMDPEKFGLIIGPGGKMINGIIAKTGVMSIDIDQTGFVYITGASSEIAEAAKREIEGITKEYKVGDIVEGNVVRILEFGAIVDLGGDQDGMIHVSELKEGFVKTVTEVLKLGDHVRVKVVRSEHGKIGLSLKAMGQEEKSRG, encoded by the coding sequence ATGGATCTCAATAAAAAATCGTTCACGATAGATTTTCAGGGCCGACCGCTCACGCTTGAAGTTTCACGGCTCGCGGAGCAGACAAACGCCGCGGTCATTTGCCACTATGGCGACACCGCCGTTTTGGCGACCGCTGTTATGAGTAAAAATTCCTCAAAAGGAGATTATTTGCCGCTCACCGTTGACTACGAACAGCGTTTTTATGCCGTCGGGAAAATTCTCGGTAGCCGCTTTATGCGCCGCGAAGGCAGGGCGCCGGACGATGCCATTTTGGCCGGCCGTCTCGTTGACCGCACTATCCGCCCGTTGTTTGACCAACGTATCCGCCGTGAAATCCAGGTGATTCTCACCGTGCTTTCTTTTGACGGAGAAAACGACCATCCCTTCGCGGCGCTCATGGCCGCGTCTGCCGCGCTCGCCATTTCGGATATTCCGTGGGGCGGACCGGTCGCGGGAGTAAACATCGCGCGTCTTGGCGGCGCCTTGCAGGTCAACCCAAAGCTCCCCGACGTGATTGAGCCGGAATTTGATGCATTTGTTGCGGGAACGAAAGACCGCATCAACATGATTGAGCTTGAAGGCCGCGAAGCATCGGAAGACGCGACCGTGGAAGGATTCACCCTCGCGCAAAAAGAAATCGCGAAGCTTGTCGCGCTGCAGGAAAAAATGGTGAAAGAAATCGGCAAACCGAAAGCGGCGCTTCCGCTCGTGGAACCGGACGAGGAGTTGAAAAAGAAAGTCGCGGCATACCTGAAAGATAAAATTGAAACCGCGGTATACACCAAAGAAAAGGTTGCCCGCCAGGAGCAAATGGCGACTGTGCACGACGGACTCATGGAGCATTTGAAAGAAGGCGAGGCGGACGCTGCGGCGCTCGGCATGGCGGAGCACTTGTTTGAGGACATGGTTGATGTACTTGTCCATGAACAGATTTTGACCAAAGAGCGCCGTCCGGACGGCCGCAAACTGGACGAGGTGCGCGAACTCTACACCGAGACACACGTGCTTGAACGCCTCCACGGTAGCGCGCTCTTCATCCGCGGCAACACACAGGCATTGGCGGTTGTGACGCTTGCGCCGCCGTCCGGCGAGCAGCTTGTTGAGACGATGGATTTCTCCGGAAAGAAGCGCTTCCTTTTGCACTACAACTTCCCGAAATATTCCGTCGGCGAAACGGGCCCCATGCGCGGACCTGGACGGCGCGAAATCGGGCACGCCGCGTTGGCGGAAAAAGCCATCGTGAATTTGCTTCCGTCAAAGGAAACATTTCCGTACGCCATCCGTTTGGTTTCGGAAATTCTTTCGTCCAACGGCTCATCGTCCATGGCAACGGTCTGCGCCGGCTCAATGGCCTTAATGGACGCGGGTGTGCCGATGAAAAAACTCGCGGCGGGTATCGCGATGGGACTCATGACCGGAGCGAACGGCGAATATAAAGTGCTGACGGACATCCAGGGGCCGGAGGACCACTATGGCGACATGGATTTCAAAATCGCTGGTACACGCGACGGCGTGAACGCCATTCAGCTTGATGTGAAAATCCAGGGACTCACGGTGGAGATGGCGGCGAAGACCTTGGCGCAAGCAAAAGCCGCGCGCTTGCACATCTTAAGCGCGATGGAGAAGACAATTGCGGCGCCACGCGCCACGCTTTCCAAGTACGCGCCGGCAATCATCATCATGCCGATGGATCCGGAGAAGTTCGGGCTCATCATAGGGCCTGGCGGCAAAATGATTAACGGCATCATCGCCAAGACCGGCGTCATGTCTATTGACATTGACCAGACCGGATTCGTGTACATCACTGGTGCTTCCAGCGAAATCGCCGAAGCCGCGAAGCGCGAAATTGAAGGCATCACCAAGGAATATAAAGTCGGTGATATCGTGGAAGGCAACGTGGTGCGGATTCTGGAATTCGGCGCGATTGTGGATTTGGGTGGTGACCAGGACGGCATGATTCACGTCTCCGAATTGAAAGAGGGGTTCGTGAAAACAGTGACGGAGGTATTGAAACTTGGCGACCACGTGCGCGTGAAAGTTGTCCGCTCCGAACATGGGAAGATCGGGTTATCCTTGAAAGCCATGGGGCAGGAAGAGAAATCGCGGGGATAG